A single region of the Lotus japonicus ecotype B-129 chromosome 4, LjGifu_v1.2 genome encodes:
- the LOC130712868 gene encoding uncharacterized protein LOC130712868, with protein MTRERTPDYVWALECMKSLLADPARLPGVIVTDRELALLSAVRNIFPGAIHLLCLFHINNNVEAKCKLLVSFLYAFDRLVSFDRLVSFLYAFDRLVSFDRLDRLASYLCDSWEAVDRLTIVRHNAIQASFERSINIVEHRFKSPMYKNMRGFVAKHALQLMYDEQNRFWGHGEKRGCLMKVTHGLPCACALQSLSSIPYATVDPFWKILSWEQVPVVESQTSNSGCMPPEIEALITHFNTLDDAGQSMLRRKLKELYCPQISSLCPPEVKKIKHNQSSKERKTKPPRGQSIGSTQRDLSHWEHVDNQTKEQEAKASKRKPRLTKTPITTIQSSTPKSQAPKSKNKKAMKTTGATTKIYLPELPSFLWQYIHEVIDVVGDGNCGYRAVATLLGLENGQDGLPWVREELIAELTFYEKHYTCMWGYDVVQAMHLRLTLPPEGRATEDKWMHLPEMGYLIANRFRVVFISISLKSSYTYLPMRGSAPPLEHPVVAVGHMTNHFVQLKLVSGHPMPPIALQWEFNVVEPESEWCRPYEERLERFMAEHTVWIGRHVPSKNDYIDITKD; from the exons ATGACTCGTGAGCGCACACCTGACTATGTTTGGGCCTTGGAGTGCATGAAGTCTCTGCTTGCTGACCCTGCCCGATTACCTGGAGTGATTGTGACTGATAGGGAATTGGCTTTACTCAGTGCGGTTCGGAATATTTTTCCTGGGGCTATCCATTTATTATGCCTATTCCACATAAACAATAATGTTGAGGCAAAGTGCAAATT GCTTGTTTCATTTTTGTATGCATTTGATAGACTTGTTTCATTTGATAGGCTTGTTTCATTTTTGTATGCATTTGATAGACTTGTTTCATTTGATAGGCTTGATAGACTAGCTTCAT ACTTGTGCGATTCATGGGAAGCAGTGGATAGGTTGACCATTGTACGCCACAATGCAATacaagcatcgtttgagcgcagtattaaCATTGTAGAACACCGCTTCAAGTCTCCAATGTATAAGAATATGAGAGGATTCGTTGCTAAACATGCCCTTCAGCTAATGTACGATGAACAAAACAGATTTTGGGGTCATGGTGAGAAACGCGGTTGCTTGATGAAAgtcactcatggactaccttgcgcttGTGCACTTCAGAGTTTATCTTCAATTCCGTATGCAACAGTGgatccattctggaagatacTTTCTTGGGAACAAGTACCTGTTGTGGAGAGTCAAACCTCAAACAGTGGATGCATGCCGCCAGAGATTGAGGCCTTGATTACTCATTTCAATACCTTGGATGATGCAGGCCAAAGTATGCTGAGAAGGAAGCTTAAAGAGCTTTATTGTCCTCAAATCAGTTCATTGTGTCCTCCTGAAGTGAAGAAGATAAAGCACAATCAATCGTCCAAGGAGAGGAAAACCAAACCTCCTAGAGGTCAATCAATAGGATCCACCCAGCGTGACCTTTCACATTGGGAACATGTTGACAATCAAACCAAAGAACAAGAAGCGAAAGCTAGCAAGAGGAAACCTAGGCTCACCAAAACTCCTATAACAACTATTCAGTCCTCAACTCCAAAATCACAAGCTCCTAAGTCAAAGAACAAGAAGGCTATGAAGACCACCGGGGCCACCACCAAAATCTACTTACCGGAGTTGCCATCTTTTTTATGGCAATATATACATGAAGTGATAGATGTTGTCGGGGATGGTAATTGTGGATACAGAGCCGTCGCTACATTGCTGGGCCTTGAGAACGGTCAGGACGGTTTGCCTTGGGTTAGGGAAGAGCTGATTGCAGAACTCACATTCTATGAGAAACATTATACATGCATGTGGGGTTATGATGTGGTACAGGCCATGCACCTTCGTCTCACTCTCCCTCCTGAGGGTAGAGCCACTGAAGACAAATGGATGCATCTACCGGAGATGGGGTACCTTATTGCTAATCGGTTTCGGGTGGTTTTCATCTCCATCTCGTTAAAATCTAGTTACACATACCTTCCGATGAGAGGAAGCGCTCCACCGTTAGAACATCCTGTCGTGGCTGTTGGTCATATGACcaatcactttgtacag CTGAAGTTGGTGTctggacatcctatgccgccaattgctctccaATGGGAATTCAACGTTGTAGAACCCGAGTCCGAATGGTGTAGACCATATGAAGAGCGTTTGGAAAGATTTATGGCTGAACACACTGTTTGGATTGGTCGTCATGTTCCTAGCAAGAATGATTACATAGACATAACAAAAGATTGA
- the LOC130711944 gene encoding uncharacterized protein LOC130711944, whose translation MASAWVKSLHCKSRAFEDVFHPNPKFSASCRKSVQSIKDMVDIPKPKPRPKPKPRKSKPTLEKHPSSKYPSTTITNPDFQTETPTINRSRSTTTTTATATTSSSRAVTELPEGHPSRNVVDIIFHSSWGPKQFPGRVEMVFKVQNSARTVSRFDEFREAVQARAAAELDGGNNFEENARCVADGNEVMRFHCLGAYGGVDGGCSWSFPERNGSAICTFAGSGDAHESTGGGRGRRAMLVCRVIAGRVSKQIGFLDSLLDKRVGFDSVSGDNGELFVFDPRAVLPCFLIVYRL comes from the coding sequence ATGGCTAGTGCGTGGGTGAAATCGCTACACTGCAAGTCAAGAGCATTTGAAGACGTGTTCCACCCCAACCCAAAATTCTCAGCTAGTTGCAGAAAAAGTGTTCAAAGCATCAAAGACATGGTCGACATACCCAAGCCCAAGCCCAGGCCCAAACCCAAGCCCAGAAAATCAAAGCCTACATTGGAAAAACACCCAAGTTCAAAATACCCATCAACAACAATCACAAACCCCGATTTCCAAACAGAAACCCCCACCATAAACCGCTCAcgcagcaccaccaccaccaccgccaccgcaaCGACCTCTTCTTCCCGTGCCGTCACTGAGCTTCCCGAGGGGCATCCTTCCCGCAACGTGGTCGATATCATCTTTCACAGTAGTTGGGGCCCGAAGCAGTTCCCGGGTCGGGTCGAGATGGTGTTCAAGGTCCAGAATAGTGCGCGGACAGTTTCACGGTTTGACGAGTTTCGCGAGGCGGTGCAGGCGCGCGCGGCCGCTGAGCTCGACGGAGGGAACAATTTCGAGGAGAACGCGCGGTGTGTCGCTGACGGGAATGAAGTGATGCGGTTTCACTGTTTGGGTGCCTACGGCGGCGTTGATGGTGGATGTTCGTGGTCGTTTCCGGAGCGTAACGGGTCGGCGATCTGCACGTTTGCTGGTAGCGGCGACGCGCATGAGAGTACTGGCGGTGGAAGGGGGAGGAGGGCGATGCTGGTGTGTCGGGTCATAGCGGGTCGGGTCTCGAAGCAGATCGGGTTTCTGGACTCGCTGTTGGATAAGCGAGTCGGGTTTGACTCAGTGAGTGGTGACAACGGCGAGTTGTTTGTTTTTGACCCGCGTGCGGTATTGCCCTGTTTTCTTATTGTTTACAGGTTGTAA